One window of Paenibacillus albicereus genomic DNA carries:
- a CDS encoding carbohydrate ABC transporter permease gives MMKRHTWADTVIILILALVALTSLAPLLHTLSLSVSDQSKANAGMITVYPQGFNLDSYKQIFKDHQFLQSFWVSVKRVFLTAVLSFLVTLLAAYPLSRTTRQFRLRNMFMWLFIVVLVFNGGLVPFYMVVKGIGLYNSMWALVLPMLLNVFNVILVINFFRGLPKELDESAALDGAGPWRILFTIYLPLSLPVMATITLFIIVNTWNDYMMGLLFARDQHLIPLQTYLQSLFIQIDPTRMSSDQMIELSKVSNQTLNASKIMVSLLPIVAIYPFLQRYFITGITLGSVKE, from the coding sequence ATGATGAAACGCCATACCTGGGCCGATACGGTCATCATCCTTATTCTCGCGCTCGTCGCGCTCACTTCCCTGGCGCCGCTCCTGCATACGCTCTCGCTGTCGGTGAGCGACCAGTCCAAGGCGAACGCGGGCATGATTACCGTCTATCCGCAGGGCTTCAACCTGGATTCCTACAAGCAGATCTTCAAGGACCACCAGTTCCTCCAATCGTTCTGGGTGTCGGTGAAGCGGGTGTTCCTCACCGCCGTGCTCAGCTTCCTCGTGACGCTGCTGGCGGCCTATCCGCTGTCCCGCACGACGCGGCAGTTCCGCCTGCGGAACATGTTCATGTGGCTGTTCATCGTCGTGCTCGTGTTCAACGGCGGCCTCGTCCCGTTCTACATGGTCGTCAAGGGCATCGGCCTGTACAACTCGATGTGGGCGCTCGTGCTGCCGATGCTGCTGAACGTGTTCAACGTCATCCTCGTCATCAACTTCTTCCGCGGCCTGCCCAAGGAGCTCGACGAATCGGCGGCGCTGGACGGCGCCGGTCCGTGGCGCATCCTGTTCACGATCTACCTGCCGCTGTCGCTGCCCGTCATGGCGACGATCACGCTGTTCATCATCGTCAATACGTGGAACGACTACATGATGGGGCTGCTGTTCGCCCGCGACCAGCATCTGATCCCGCTGCAGACGTACCTACAGAGCCTGTTCATCCAGATCGACCCGACGCGCATGTCCTCGGACCAGATGATCGAGCTGAGCAAGGTGTCCAACCAGACGCTCAACGCCTCCAAGATCATGGTCTCGCTGCTGCCGATCGTGGCCATCTATCCGTTCCTGCAGCGCTACTTCATCACGGGCATCACGCTCGGATCGGTCAAGGAATAG
- a CDS encoding serine hydrolase domain-containing protein has product MTDKHDAAVLERLLEPLHAAVERKWTPGGAAAVHIRGRRWIGAIGSTSSEPEAARPVEPDTVYDCASLTKVAATLPLVLRLAAEGCLQLDEPASRLLPELAAGPARAATVRQLLAHTSGLPSGENLHSPPVPLAEALRRIAARELRSEPGASAAYSDLGFLLLGELASRAAGLPLDQAVRQLVWEPLGMRRTSYGLREAERAACAPTERDAASGRCWHGIVHDENARALGGVAGHAGMFSTAGDLLRYAAMWLDEPAAGSGASSKAAESVAAGAEALPERIRREAARLQTSGQDGERRGLGWVLRGDKADCFGSLASGSAFGHTGFTGTSVLIDPERGLAAVLLTNRVHFGRGVDLAPLRREFHDAACRLAEGLTG; this is encoded by the coding sequence ATGACGGACAAGCACGATGCCGCCGTCCTGGAGCGGCTGCTGGAGCCGCTGCATGCGGCGGTGGAGCGGAAATGGACGCCGGGCGGGGCGGCAGCGGTGCACATTCGCGGCAGAAGGTGGATCGGCGCGATCGGGTCGACTTCCTCCGAGCCGGAGGCGGCGCGCCCCGTCGAGCCGGATACGGTCTACGACTGCGCTTCGCTGACCAAAGTCGCCGCGACGCTGCCGCTGGTCCTGCGGCTCGCGGCAGAGGGATGCCTGCAGCTGGACGAACCGGCAAGCCGGCTGCTGCCGGAGCTGGCGGCCGGACCTGCGCGCGCCGCGACGGTCCGCCAGCTGCTCGCCCATACGTCCGGCCTGCCGTCCGGCGAGAACCTGCACTCGCCGCCGGTTCCGCTGGCGGAGGCGCTCCGCCGGATCGCGGCGCGCGAGCTGCGCTCGGAGCCGGGGGCTTCGGCCGCCTACAGCGACCTCGGCTTCCTGCTGCTCGGCGAGCTGGCGTCCCGGGCGGCCGGCCTGCCGCTGGACCAGGCGGTCCGGCAGCTTGTGTGGGAACCGCTCGGGATGCGCCGCACGTCCTATGGCCTGCGCGAGGCGGAGCGGGCCGCCTGCGCTCCGACCGAGCGCGACGCGGCCAGCGGCCGCTGCTGGCATGGCATCGTCCACGACGAGAACGCCCGCGCGCTCGGAGGCGTCGCCGGCCATGCGGGCATGTTTTCGACGGCAGGCGATCTGCTGCGCTATGCGGCGATGTGGCTGGACGAGCCGGCTGCCGGCTCCGGCGCCTCCAGCAAAGCGGCGGAGAGCGTCGCTGCCGGAGCGGAGGCGCTGCCGGAGCGCATCCGCCGGGAGGCGGCCCGGCTGCAGACCTCCGGGCAGGACGGGGAACGGCGCGGCCTCGGGTGGGTGCTGCGCGGCGACAAGGCCGACTGCTTCGGCTCGCTGGCGAGCGGCAGCGCGTTCGGCCATACGGGCTTCACCGGGACGAGCGTCCTGATCGACCCGGAGCGCGGCCTCGCTGCCGTGCTGCTGACGAACCGCGTCCATTTCGGGCGGGGCGTCGACCTTGCCCCGCTGCGCCGCGAGTTCCATGACGCCGCCTGCCGGCTCGCCGAGGGGCTGACGGGCTGA
- a CDS encoding amylo-alpha-1,6-glucosidase yields MKLDLTLTPFSYPGSSYAIRWMGESPDEPEGLYLCTARKVGWRSRIAKLDLLQDGEVRPLSAADAEPAVLEFRSGETAGQACFGSPTQLVLRAEGAGLRLTFVKPSHLLERERGAAEINCSAQYEIAGVLPLEGSLERHAEWDGDNAVWGYVDCLPDPETGAAEAVLELVYGASVWQPAADPVRFAAALAEAEQAYAAWRAPFGEAARPADRDAYDLAAYLHWSSVVQPSGYLTRGTVYSSMTGMAGIWSWDHCFHAMALIHGDPDLAWDQLMLMFDRQDRYGALPDCMTETYVHWGSTKPPIHGFALGWLMDRAPEQITDERLTEAYAPLAAWTDWWMTYRDRNGNGIPEYHNGNDCGWDNSTIFQSGVPLESPDLSAYLVLQMETLARVAERLSMPEQARDWAERAEELLRLMVERFRSGDRLRPIRLEGEARIASSSLLEFIPLLLGRRLPEDVASAMIQELRDPRFWTEYGWASEALDSPLYVEDGYWRGPVWAPPAFLLVHALHELGEKAFAREAAVRFLDTVSAAGMAENFSSRTGASQRDPAIVWTASAFMLLQAYVRVD; encoded by the coding sequence ATGAAGCTCGATCTGACCCTGACGCCGTTCAGCTATCCCGGCTCCTCCTACGCCATCCGCTGGATGGGCGAATCTCCGGACGAGCCGGAGGGCCTGTATCTGTGCACCGCACGCAAGGTCGGCTGGCGCAGCCGCATCGCCAAGCTCGACCTGCTGCAGGACGGCGAGGTCCGTCCGCTCAGCGCGGCCGACGCGGAGCCGGCGGTGCTGGAATTCCGCAGCGGCGAGACAGCCGGCCAGGCCTGCTTCGGCAGTCCGACCCAGCTCGTCCTTCGAGCGGAGGGCGCCGGCCTGCGCCTGACCTTCGTCAAGCCCTCGCATCTGCTGGAGCGGGAGCGGGGAGCGGCGGAGATCAACTGCAGCGCCCAGTACGAGATCGCCGGCGTGCTTCCTCTGGAAGGCTCGCTGGAACGGCACGCGGAATGGGACGGCGACAACGCGGTCTGGGGCTATGTGGACTGCCTGCCCGACCCGGAGACCGGAGCGGCGGAAGCGGTGCTGGAGCTCGTCTACGGCGCCTCGGTCTGGCAGCCTGCGGCCGATCCGGTCCGATTCGCGGCCGCGCTCGCGGAGGCCGAGCAGGCCTACGCGGCCTGGCGCGCTCCGTTCGGCGAAGCCGCGCGCCCGGCCGACCGGGACGCGTATGACCTCGCGGCCTACCTGCACTGGTCGTCGGTCGTCCAGCCGTCGGGCTATCTGACGCGCGGCACCGTGTACAGCTCGATGACCGGCATGGCCGGCATCTGGAGCTGGGACCACTGCTTCCACGCGATGGCGCTCATTCACGGCGACCCCGATCTGGCTTGGGACCAGCTCATGCTGATGTTCGATCGGCAGGACCGGTACGGAGCGCTCCCGGACTGCATGACGGAGACGTACGTGCACTGGGGGTCGACCAAGCCGCCGATCCATGGCTTCGCCCTCGGCTGGCTGATGGACCGCGCCCCGGAGCAGATCACCGACGAGCGGCTGACGGAAGCCTACGCCCCGCTCGCCGCCTGGACGGACTGGTGGATGACGTACCGCGACCGCAACGGTAACGGCATCCCGGAATACCACAACGGCAACGACTGCGGCTGGGACAACAGCACGATCTTCCAAAGCGGCGTGCCGCTCGAGAGCCCGGATCTGAGCGCGTACCTCGTGCTGCAGATGGAGACGCTGGCGCGGGTCGCCGAGCGGCTGTCCATGCCGGAGCAGGCGCGGGACTGGGCGGAGCGCGCCGAGGAGCTGCTGCGGCTAATGGTGGAGCGGTTCCGCAGCGGCGATCGGCTGCGTCCGATCCGGCTGGAGGGAGAGGCGAGGATCGCCTCCTCCAGCCTGCTGGAGTTCATCCCGCTGCTGCTCGGCCGCCGCCTGCCGGAGGATGTGGCCTCGGCGATGATCCAGGAGCTGCGGGACCCGCGGTTCTGGACGGAATACGGCTGGGCGAGCGAGGCGCTGGACAGTCCGCTGTATGTCGAGGACGGCTACTGGCGGGGCCCGGTGTGGGCGCCTCCCGCGTTCCTGCTCGTCCATGCGCTGCATGAGCTGGGGGAGAAGGCGTTCGCGCGCGAGGCGGCGGTCCGCTTCCTCGACACCGTGTCGGCCGCCGGCATGGCCGAGAACTTCAGCTCCCGCACGGGAGCGTCGCAGCGCGACCCGGCGATCGTATGGACCGCCTCGGCGTTCATGCTGCTGCAGGCGTACGTGCGGGTCGATTAA
- a CDS encoding protein kinase domain-containing protein, whose amino-acid sequence MNRLILHAKRLLAAWTDRPLRSGAVVGGRYRLDEPLGIGSYGLTYRATDLLSGRPAALKQAKPSKGEAARELLRREAAMLERLDHPAIPRALSLLEERGQLYLASELAPGETLEDLLFEHGRTFTETEALRLVRSLADIVGHVHDRGCVHLDVRIPNVMFNGEFEAHTSAAQVGFASGDSEAHTSAAQVGFASGEFEAHTSAAQVGFASGEFEAHTSAAQVGFASGERLSLIDFGLARRIGEPPLAAAPASEDDRRNAPAEPASDLLDLGHLLLFLLYSSYVPEPGAPDRGWEDELEPAFDTRRLLRRLLGSKGPPLGGVPELLTELDRMLAARRAVQVRDDRHR is encoded by the coding sequence ATGAACAGACTGATCTTGCATGCAAAACGGCTGCTCGCCGCCTGGACCGACCGGCCCCTGCGCAGCGGCGCGGTCGTCGGCGGACGCTATCGGCTCGACGAGCCGCTCGGCATCGGCAGCTACGGCCTGACCTATCGCGCCACGGACTTGCTCAGCGGCAGGCCGGCCGCGCTCAAGCAGGCCAAGCCGAGCAAAGGCGAGGCTGCCCGCGAGCTGCTTCGCCGGGAGGCCGCCATGCTGGAGCGGCTGGACCATCCGGCCATTCCGAGGGCGCTCTCGCTGCTGGAAGAGCGCGGACAGCTTTACCTGGCGAGCGAGCTCGCACCGGGCGAGACGCTGGAGGATCTCCTTTTCGAGCACGGCCGCACGTTCACCGAGACCGAGGCGCTCCGCCTCGTCCGCAGCCTGGCCGACATCGTCGGGCATGTCCATGACCGAGGCTGCGTGCATCTCGACGTGCGCATCCCGAATGTAATGTTCAACGGCGAATTCGAGGCGCATACAAGCGCAGCGCAAGTCGGATTCGCCAGCGGCGATTCCGAGGCGCATACGAGCGCAGCGCAAGTCGGATTCGCCAGCGGCGAATTCGAGGCGCATACGAGCGCAGCGCAAGTCGGATTCGCCAGCGGCGAATTCGAGGCGCATACGAGCGCAGCGCAAGTCGGATTCGCCAGCGGCGAACGCCTCTCCCTGATCGACTTCGGCCTCGCCCGCCGCATCGGCGAGCCTCCGCTCGCGGCGGCTCCCGCTTCGGAGGACGACCGCCGCAACGCGCCGGCCGAGCCGGCCTCCGACCTGCTTGATCTCGGGCATCTGCTGCTGTTCCTGCTCTATTCGAGCTATGTGCCCGAGCCGGGCGCTCCCGATCGCGGCTGGGAAGACGAGCTCGAGCCGGCCTTCGACACGAGGCGCCTGCTGCGCCGCCTGCTCGGCTCCAAAGGACCGCCGCTCGGCGGCGTGCCGGAGCTGCTGACGGAGCTCGATCGGATGCTCGCAGCCCGCAGAGCGGTCCAAGTGCGGGACGATCGCCACAGGTAG
- a CDS encoding ChbG/HpnK family deacetylase, whose translation MLTQGDDAGCSRSANAAIADAADRGLLRNVSVMAVGPALDDAAAMLASRPELCAGLHGTIHAEWDRVKWQPAASRSRISSLLGDDGEFYASPAEMKSGGFDPLDVLTELQAQLERLRAAGIQPDYFDTHMRFEWTDARLGPLLRAWCASEGLRYYRDAAQDWPEPQAEDEAADQTPAERALLALPRLRPGGAYVLLGHPDLGGEELRRFGSAGYPAEAVARDRRLEHELFLDARLAAALRERDIRVLRYSDLPLGGS comes from the coding sequence GTGCTGACGCAAGGAGACGACGCCGGCTGCAGCCGCTCCGCCAACGCGGCGATCGCCGACGCCGCCGACCGCGGGCTGCTGCGCAACGTGTCCGTGATGGCCGTCGGTCCGGCGCTGGACGACGCGGCCGCGATGCTGGCGTCAAGGCCCGAGCTGTGCGCCGGGCTGCACGGCACGATCCATGCCGAGTGGGACCGGGTCAAGTGGCAGCCGGCCGCTTCGCGCAGCCGCATCTCCTCGTTGCTGGGGGACGACGGGGAGTTCTACGCGTCTCCGGCGGAGATGAAGAGCGGCGGCTTCGATCCGCTGGACGTGCTGACCGAGCTGCAGGCCCAGCTGGAGCGGCTCCGCGCGGCCGGCATCCAGCCGGATTACTTCGACACGCACATGCGGTTCGAATGGACGGACGCCAGGCTGGGGCCGTTGCTGCGGGCATGGTGCGCGAGCGAGGGTCTCCGCTACTATCGGGATGCCGCGCAAGATTGGCCGGAGCCGCAGGCAGAGGACGAGGCGGCCGATCAGACGCCGGCCGAGCGCGCGCTGCTGGCGCTGCCGCGCCTTCGTCCCGGAGGCGCCTACGTGCTGCTCGGCCACCCGGATCTCGGCGGGGAGGAGCTGCGCCGCTTCGGCAGCGCCGGCTATCCGGCGGAGGCCGTGGCAAGGGACCGGCGGCTCGAGCATGAGCTGTTCCTCGACGCTCGGCTCGCCGCAGCGCTGCGGGAGCGGGACATCCGCGTCCTGCGTTACTCCGATCTGCCGCTTGGCGGCAGCTAA
- a CDS encoding ABC transporter permease, producing MRKSFWKTTTFHYLLMLLPAVALALVFSIAPLTGIIMAFQDFNPGKGMFRSEFIGLDNFRDLLVDPQIYQIIKNTVYISLMKMAAGIIVPIVFALLLNELRVRFFKRTVQTIVYLPHFLSWVIIAGIIKDMFAKDGVINMMLGSIGIEAVSFLGSNFWFRPLLVTTDVWKEFGFAAVVYLAALTSISPSLYEAADMDGATRLQKLRHVTIPGITTTIVLLGTLSLQNVLNAGFDQVFNLYNDLVFASGDIIDTYVYRVGFQQINFEIGTAVGLFKSVISMFLIVGAYKLADRFAGYRIF from the coding sequence TGCGGTCGCGCTCGCGCTCGTGTTCAGCATCGCGCCCTTGACGGGCATCATCATGGCGTTCCAGGACTTCAATCCCGGCAAGGGCATGTTCCGGTCCGAGTTCATCGGCCTCGACAACTTCCGGGACCTGCTCGTCGATCCGCAGATCTATCAGATCATCAAGAACACCGTCTACATCTCGCTGATGAAGATGGCCGCCGGCATCATCGTGCCGATCGTCTTCGCCCTGCTGCTCAACGAGCTGCGCGTGCGCTTCTTCAAGCGGACGGTGCAGACGATCGTCTATCTGCCCCACTTCCTGTCGTGGGTTATCATCGCCGGCATCATCAAGGACATGTTCGCCAAGGACGGCGTCATCAACATGATGCTCGGCTCCATCGGCATCGAGGCGGTGAGCTTCCTCGGCAGCAACTTCTGGTTCCGGCCGCTGCTGGTGACGACGGACGTTTGGAAGGAATTCGGCTTCGCCGCGGTCGTCTACCTCGCCGCGCTGACGAGCATCAGCCCGAGCCTCTACGAGGCGGCGGACATGGACGGCGCCACGCGCCTGCAGAAGCTGCGCCACGTGACGATTCCCGGCATCACGACGACGATCGTGCTGCTCGGCACGCTCAGCCTGCAGAACGTGCTCAACGCCGGCTTCGACCAGGTGTTCAACCTGTACAACGACCTCGTGTTCGCGAGCGGCGACATCATCGACACCTATGTGTACCGCGTCGGCTTCCAGCAGATCAACTTCGAGATCGGCACCGCCGTCGGCCTGTTCAAGTCGGTCATCAGCATGTTCCTGATCGTCGGCGCCTACAAGCTCGCCGACCGCTTCGCCGGCTACCGGATCTTCTAG
- a CDS encoding glycosyl hydrolase family 28 protein encodes MTSPASAPALPLAAGLSLTVNGRPADVLATNVAYFVSAAVAGPSDIVLESASPLGDVEISPIRKGIQPSVEGGRLAFRIEGPELLHLQLSGLPLPLFFFGNPGTPYDGKATYAFAGGGVHDAGEITLRSGESLYIEAGTIVRGSVRADEADGIRIYGEGILDGSYFAGVRDYRMILLYRCTNVEIRDIAMVHPPCWMMMLADCEDVRVDRVKQIGEVVSSDGIDIVGSRNVTVENCFLRNNDDCVVVKAFDWPDEQAGRTLLAARDVYGIRVRACTFVNGPSGNAFEIGHELTVAEVRDIVFEDIDIVTVHGYGAALSIHVGDRAAVRDVVFRDIRIQHYYDKLVDFRVMKSMYNQDAERGTIQDILLQDIQVRVSPYNPGYSTSLIGGYDAEHRVERITFDNFTLNRVRVLSADQLDLFTKQAADIVFR; translated from the coding sequence ATGACATCGCCCGCTTCCGCGCCCGCCCTGCCCCTCGCGGCAGGCCTATCCCTGACGGTGAACGGACGGCCCGCCGACGTGCTCGCCACGAACGTCGCCTACTTCGTGTCCGCGGCCGTCGCCGGACCGTCCGACATCGTCCTCGAAAGCGCGTCTCCGCTCGGGGACGTCGAAATCAGTCCGATCCGCAAAGGCATCCAGCCGTCCGTCGAGGGAGGACGCCTGGCGTTCCGCATCGAGGGACCGGAGTTGCTCCATCTCCAGCTGTCCGGCCTGCCGCTGCCGCTGTTCTTCTTCGGCAACCCGGGAACGCCGTACGACGGCAAGGCGACCTATGCCTTTGCCGGAGGCGGCGTCCACGACGCCGGCGAGATCACGCTGCGCAGCGGAGAGTCGCTGTACATCGAAGCCGGCACGATCGTGCGCGGCAGCGTCCGCGCCGACGAGGCGGACGGCATCCGGATCTATGGCGAGGGCATCCTGGACGGCTCGTACTTCGCCGGCGTGCGCGACTACCGCATGATCCTGCTGTACCGCTGCACGAACGTCGAGATCCGCGACATCGCGATGGTCCATCCGCCGTGCTGGATGATGATGCTGGCGGACTGCGAGGACGTGCGCGTCGACCGCGTCAAGCAGATCGGCGAGGTCGTCAGCTCCGACGGCATCGACATCGTCGGCAGCCGGAACGTCACCGTGGAGAACTGCTTCCTGCGCAACAACGACGACTGCGTCGTCGTCAAGGCGTTCGACTGGCCGGACGAGCAGGCGGGCCGCACGCTGCTGGCCGCCCGAGATGTCTACGGCATCCGCGTGCGCGCCTGCACGTTCGTGAACGGTCCGTCCGGCAACGCCTTCGAGATCGGCCACGAGCTGACCGTCGCCGAGGTGCGGGACATCGTGTTCGAGGACATCGACATCGTCACCGTTCACGGCTACGGCGCGGCGCTCAGCATCCATGTCGGCGACCGCGCGGCCGTGCGCGACGTCGTGTTCCGCGATATCCGCATCCAGCATTACTACGACAAGCTGGTCGACTTCCGCGTTATGAAGTCGATGTACAACCAGGACGCCGAGCGCGGCACAATTCAGGACATCCTGCTGCAGGACATCCAGGTGCGCGTCTCCCCGTACAATCCGGGCTACTCCACCTCGCTCATCGGAGGCTACGACGCCGAGCACCGGGTCGAGCGGATCACGTTCGACAACTTCACGCTGAACCGCGTGCGCGTCCTCAGCGCGGACCAGCTCGACCTGTTCACCAAGCAGGCCGCCGACATCGTCTTCCGATGA
- a CDS encoding PA14 domain-containing protein, giving the protein MRTMARWKGAAAAVLAAVLLVPVGGGVSQAAASDISSSYAWQTLKTGAGGFVTGIDVHKDGGVVYARTDVGGGYRLNDAKTAWIQVVTAASMPDESPGAMKGVISLVSAPNDSNQAYMAYNGSVYRSWNKGAEWTKTNLSGIVGDANGDGRTTGERLAVDPANNNVVYYGTSGSGLRKTRDGGSTWSSDTSVPSSGETVQGVTSVVFDAGSGTVGSGSSLRTKTVYAAIYNRGVFRSDNGGDSFYKITGSGLGDSGSFSSLKFQSGTLYVVASGLWKYNGSWTNISPSPDTASVAVSPSNPSLLIAIQHGGNIYRSTTGGSQWTQLSRDRTASDVPWLAWTDESWMSVGNLVFDPVAPNRLWFAEGIGVWTTTDIQDSNVTWTSLNAGIEEMVSNDVVAPPGGKPVTAFWDRPLFYHANLDAYPATHQPSARFSSAWDLDYSANNPNFLVATISDHRFCCESDGQAYSSGYSTDGGQSWTPFASQPADMRFGNIAVAASDTQNIVYLPTSNRTPFYTNNRGASWTPIILPGTESSYDSDGKYNGGSHFAYYLNRHVLAADTVNDRTFYLYHADRGFYRSTDGGQSWTLVNTTMPKGWTVGWFNASLKSVPGKAGHLFLTFGSLDESTYSLYRSTDGGASWSEISAVKDATAIGLGKAAPGSSYPTLYVSGYVGGDYGIWRSTNEGADWQKAGTYPLGIYDHVSAIDGDKDVFGKVYVGFKGNSFVYGTSDAGGSGGGGSGTGTGLAGTYWNGLNFEQWVKNVTENIDFDWGSGSPSGANADNFMARWTGKIEPKYSETYTFYTYADDGIRVWVNGQLVIDNWVDQPPTEKSGTITLQAGVKADIRVDYYEKTGSAIAKLSWSSASQAKEIVPASRLYVS; this is encoded by the coding sequence ATGAGAACGATGGCAAGGTGGAAGGGCGCGGCTGCGGCAGTGCTGGCGGCGGTGCTGCTGGTGCCGGTTGGCGGAGGCGTCAGTCAAGCGGCGGCGAGCGACATCTCGAGCTCGTACGCATGGCAGACGCTGAAGACCGGAGCGGGAGGCTTCGTGACCGGCATCGACGTGCACAAGGACGGCGGCGTCGTCTACGCCCGGACCGACGTCGGCGGCGGCTATCGGCTGAACGACGCCAAGACCGCCTGGATTCAGGTGGTGACGGCGGCCAGCATGCCGGACGAGTCCCCGGGCGCGATGAAAGGCGTGATCTCGCTCGTCTCGGCGCCGAACGACAGCAATCAGGCCTACATGGCATACAACGGCAGCGTCTACCGCAGCTGGAACAAGGGCGCCGAATGGACTAAGACGAACCTGAGCGGCATCGTCGGCGACGCCAACGGCGACGGCCGCACGACCGGCGAGCGGCTCGCCGTCGATCCGGCCAACAACAACGTCGTCTATTACGGAACGTCCGGCAGCGGCCTGCGCAAGACGCGCGACGGCGGCTCCACGTGGAGCTCCGACACGAGCGTTCCGTCCAGCGGCGAAACGGTGCAGGGCGTGACGAGCGTCGTCTTCGACGCCGGCAGCGGCACGGTCGGCTCCGGCAGCAGCCTGCGCACGAAGACGGTGTACGCGGCCATCTACAACCGCGGCGTGTTCCGCAGCGACAACGGCGGGGACAGCTTCTACAAGATCACCGGCAGCGGGCTGGGCGACTCGGGCTCGTTCAGCAGCCTGAAGTTCCAGTCGGGCACGCTGTACGTCGTGGCGTCGGGCCTGTGGAAATACAACGGCTCCTGGACGAACATCTCGCCTTCGCCGGATACGGCGAGCGTCGCGGTATCGCCGAGCAATCCGTCGCTGCTGATCGCCATCCAGCACGGCGGCAACATCTACCGCTCCACGACCGGCGGCAGCCAGTGGACGCAGCTCAGCCGCGACCGCACGGCGTCCGACGTGCCTTGGCTCGCCTGGACGGACGAGAGCTGGATGAGCGTCGGCAACCTCGTGTTCGATCCGGTCGCGCCGAACCGGCTCTGGTTCGCCGAGGGCATCGGCGTCTGGACGACGACGGACATCCAGGACAGCAACGTCACGTGGACATCGCTGAACGCCGGCATCGAGGAGATGGTCTCCAACGACGTCGTCGCGCCTCCGGGCGGCAAGCCGGTGACGGCCTTCTGGGACCGTCCGCTGTTCTACCATGCCAACCTGGACGCCTACCCGGCCACGCATCAGCCGTCTGCGCGCTTCAGCTCGGCGTGGGATCTCGACTATTCGGCGAACAACCCGAATTTCCTCGTCGCGACGATCTCCGACCACCGCTTCTGCTGCGAGAGCGACGGACAAGCCTACTCCAGCGGCTACTCGACCGATGGCGGCCAGTCGTGGACGCCGTTCGCCAGCCAGCCGGCGGACATGCGCTTCGGCAACATCGCCGTGGCGGCCAGCGACACGCAGAACATCGTGTATCTGCCGACGAGCAACCGCACGCCGTTCTACACCAACAACCGCGGAGCGAGCTGGACGCCGATCATCCTGCCCGGCACGGAAAGCTCCTATGACAGCGACGGCAAGTACAACGGCGGCTCCCACTTCGCCTATTACCTCAACCGCCACGTGCTGGCGGCCGATACGGTGAACGACCGTACCTTCTACCTGTATCATGCGGACAGAGGTTTCTATCGGAGCACCGACGGCGGCCAATCCTGGACGCTCGTCAACACGACCATGCCGAAAGGATGGACGGTCGGCTGGTTCAACGCGAGCCTGAAATCCGTGCCAGGCAAGGCCGGCCATCTGTTCCTCACGTTCGGCAGCCTGGACGAGTCGACCTACTCGCTCTATCGCTCCACGGACGGAGGCGCGAGCTGGAGCGAGATCAGCGCGGTCAAGGACGCGACGGCGATCGGACTCGGCAAGGCGGCCCCGGGCAGCAGCTATCCGACGCTGTACGTCAGCGGCTACGTCGGCGGCGACTACGGCATCTGGCGCTCCACGAACGAAGGCGCGGACTGGCAGAAGGCCGGCACGTATCCGCTCGGCATCTATGACCATGTGTCCGCCATCGACGGCGACAAGGACGTGTTCGGCAAGGTCTATGTCGGCTTCAAGGGCAACAGCTTCGTCTACGGCACCTCCGATGCAGGCGGCAGCGGAGGAGGCGGCAGCGGCACGGGCACGGGACTGGCCGGCACCTACTGGAACGGCCTCAACTTCGAGCAATGGGTGAAGAACGTGACGGAGAACATCGACTTCGACTGGGGCAGCGGCTCCCCTTCGGGAGCGAACGCCGACAACTTCATGGCCCGGTGGACGGGCAAGATCGAGCCGAAGTACAGTGAGACGTATACGTTCTACACGTATGCCGACGACGGCATCCGCGTCTGGGTGAACGGCCAGCTGGTCATCGACAACTGGGTCGACCAGCCGCCGACGGAGAAGAGCGGCACGATCACCCTGCAGGCCGGCGTCAAGGCCGACATCCGCGTCGACTACTATGAAAAGACGGGCTCCGCGATCGCCAAGCTGAGCTGGTCGAGCGCGTCCCAGGCCAAGGAAATCGTGCCGGCCTCGCGCCTGTACGTCTCGTAA